From a region of the bacterium genome:
- a CDS encoding Gfo/Idh/MocA family oxidoreductase has product MDMSALKRREFIGRSGAAALGLALGGALGPLAAQEAGRPVRVGFIGLGSRGTVLLRLALMLEGVEVPAICDIKESAAGRAGRLVERRGFKPPELYTRGPEDYKRMLEKGGLDAVICATPREWHTPMMVETMKAGMYAGVEVPAGISVDECWQLVETSEKTGVPCMMLENYCYFQNVMMILNLLDQGLFGDMVHSEVGYQKDERFLQIGPNGEIDDEYGILRRDTNGNLYPTHAVGPAAWSMKVNRGDRFDFIVSVSSRSANMHEYLVQQFGPDHPAAKVVFKNGDVNTSIIRTVKGRTITVYFDTQTPRPWDPILRFESSKGVFMGSVDRIYVEGLSPDNRIWEDAAPYYEKYAHPLWKKLGGQDIQLGRGVCEYLVMHQFLQAVRRKAETPLNVYDAAAWSSILDLSRESVSKGSQPVEFPDFSRGKWETERDRIYYLD; this is encoded by the coding sequence ATGGATATGTCAGCCTTGAAACGACGGGAGTTTATCGGCCGGAGCGGAGCCGCCGCGCTGGGGCTGGCCCTGGGCGGCGCGCTCGGGCCCCTGGCCGCCCAGGAGGCCGGTCGGCCGGTCCGGGTCGGTTTCATCGGCCTGGGCAGCCGTGGCACGGTGCTTCTGCGCCTGGCCCTGATGCTGGAGGGCGTGGAGGTCCCGGCGATCTGCGACATCAAGGAATCCGCCGCGGGAAGAGCCGGGCGGCTGGTGGAGCGCCGGGGGTTCAAGCCGCCGGAGCTCTACACCCGTGGACCCGAGGACTACAAGCGCATGCTCGAAAAGGGCGGGCTGGATGCGGTTATCTGTGCAACACCCCGCGAATGGCATACCCCGATGATGGTCGAGACGATGAAGGCCGGGATGTACGCCGGGGTCGAGGTCCCGGCCGGAATCTCGGTGGATGAGTGCTGGCAGCTGGTCGAGACCAGTGAGAAGACCGGCGTGCCCTGCATGATGCTGGAGAACTACTGCTATTTCCAGAACGTGATGATGATCCTCAACCTGCTGGACCAGGGCTTGTTCGGCGACATGGTCCACAGCGAGGTGGGCTACCAGAAGGATGAGCGGTTCCTGCAGATCGGCCCGAACGGCGAGATCGACGACGAGTACGGCATCCTGCGCCGCGACACCAACGGCAACCTCTACCCCACCCACGCCGTGGGCCCGGCCGCCTGGTCGATGAAAGTCAACCGCGGCGACCGGTTCGATTTCATCGTCTCGGTCTCCAGCCGCAGCGCCAATATGCACGAGTACCTGGTCCAGCAGTTCGGGCCCGACCACCCGGCGGCCAAGGTGGTGTTCAAGAACGGGGATGTCAACACCTCGATCATCCGCACGGTCAAAGGCCGCACGATCACGGTCTACTTCGACACCCAGACCCCGCGCCCGTGGGACCCGATCCTGCGTTTCGAAAGCTCCAAGGGCGTTTTCATGGGCAGTGTGGACCGGATCTACGTGGAGGGGCTCAGCCCGGATAACCGTATCTGGGAGGACGCCGCGCCCTACTACGAGAAATACGCCCATCCGCTGTGGAAAAAGCTCGGCGGTCAGGACATACAGCTCGGCCGCGGGGTGTGCGAGTATTTGGTCATGCACCAGTTCCTACAGGCCGTGCGCCGCAAGGCCGAGACACCGCTGAATGTGTATGATGCCGCAGCCTGGAGCTCGATCCTCGATCTGTCGCGCGAATCGGTGTCCAAGGGCAGCCAGCCGGTGGAGTTCCCCGATTTCAGCCGCGGCAAATGGGAGACCGAGCGGGACAGGATATATTATCTCGACTGA
- a CDS encoding DUF2271 domain-containing protein, whose translation MRYLTLLTFCLALLATVSLRAQTSDSLKLEISFNQDPAVYEESDYGEAPQVAVWLVDSLSGQVRTVYVTYRTASGDFYGKTECPVSLPVWIAAWRHETGRTDFPTLRDKAAEAVTRATSQDGKVHAETKVAAGQRYLCYIEMNVAGDFNSAYPFERQDGTLDNHGNGQPSLVYRAALTAADGATAVPEPVGRTEQYGYTGEIIHDLQGLDSALKCLTSLAVTCSAN comes from the coding sequence ATGCGCTATCTGACATTGCTGACTTTCTGCCTGGCCCTGCTCGCGACAGTCTCCCTGCGTGCCCAGACTTCCGACAGCCTGAAACTTGAAATCTCTTTCAACCAGGACCCGGCGGTCTACGAGGAGAGCGACTACGGCGAGGCGCCCCAGGTGGCGGTCTGGCTGGTCGACTCCCTGAGCGGGCAGGTGCGGACAGTCTATGTGACCTACCGCACGGCCAGCGGCGATTTCTACGGCAAGACCGAGTGCCCGGTCTCACTTCCGGTCTGGATCGCGGCCTGGCGTCATGAAACCGGGCGGACGGATTTCCCCACTCTGCGTGACAAGGCCGCCGAGGCCGTGACCCGGGCCACCAGCCAGGACGGCAAGGTGCACGCCGAGACGAAAGTGGCCGCCGGACAGCGCTACCTGTGCTACATCGAGATGAACGTGGCCGGAGATTTCAACTCCGCCTACCCGTTCGAGCGTCAGGACGGCACCCTGGACAACCACGGCAACGGCCAGCCCTCGCTGGTCTACCGCGCCGCGCTTACCGCAGCGGACGGGGCTACGGCCGTGCCCGAGCCTGTGGGCCGGACCGAGCAGTACGGCTACACCGGCGAGATCATCCACGACCTTCAGGGCCTGGACAGCGCCCTCAAGTGCCTGACCAGCCTCGCTGTGACCTGCAGCGCCAACTGA
- a CDS encoding sugar phosphate isomerase/epimerase: protein MMSLGLCTMSFPKNTPEQVLDIIEGSRIKMVEWSGRDYHLPPASTERRVRELAGRCADMGIATPSYGSYFNVYAQGEDEFSRVLDVTCGLGADTVRVWSGDWDDPGEMSGMSDEQVSRLAANAAKFGEMAALRGVKMAFEYHLHYPTCGAAEVLRVIREAAHPNVLTYFQMLTESRRSVAQNLADLVAVWPHLVNVHVHYFEDEDLLPLTRGAHVWHPLLERLTSLGYTGPLYLEYYRDYTPELMQADLDYLEKELKARA from the coding sequence ATGATGAGTCTGGGCTTGTGCACGATGAGTTTCCCGAAGAACACCCCGGAGCAGGTGCTGGATATTATCGAAGGCAGCCGGATAAAAATGGTGGAGTGGTCGGGACGGGACTACCACCTGCCACCCGCCTCCACAGAGCGGCGGGTCCGTGAGCTGGCCGGACGCTGCGCGGACATGGGGATCGCCACCCCCAGCTACGGCTCGTATTTCAATGTCTACGCACAGGGGGAGGATGAGTTCTCACGGGTGCTGGATGTCACCTGCGGCCTGGGGGCCGACACGGTGCGGGTCTGGTCGGGCGACTGGGATGACCCTGGCGAGATGAGCGGCATGAGCGACGAGCAGGTTTCCCGCCTGGCCGCCAACGCGGCCAAGTTCGGCGAGATGGCCGCCCTGCGCGGGGTGAAAATGGCGTTCGAGTACCACCTCCACTACCCCACCTGCGGGGCGGCCGAGGTGCTGCGCGTAATCCGCGAGGCCGCCCACCCCAACGTGCTGACCTATTTCCAGATGCTCACCGAGTCCCGCCGCAGCGTGGCTCAGAACCTGGCCGACCTGGTGGCGGTCTGGCCGCACCTGGTCAACGTGCACGTGCACTATTTCGAGGACGAGGACCTTCTGCCCCTGACCCGCGGGGCGCATGTCTGGCACCCGCTGCTGGAACGCCTGACCAGCCTGGGTTACACCGGGCCGCTCTACCTGGAATATTACCGCGACTACACCCCGGAGCTGATGCAGGCGGACCTGGATTACCTGGAGAAGGAACTCAAGGCCCGGGCCTGA
- a CDS encoding right-handed parallel beta-helix repeat-containing protein, which produces MRRTTMQVLFCLMAACLFLAFRPAPSMARTMYVAPNGDDKADSTDGAVFRSLAVAVEKVWGGDTLIIRNGFYEGGVFIRRGCKPEAPLVIKGESRYAIVLGSGERQDGITLADCRNVILDGVNVTRARRAGIILDHCRFVQVRGCVSYNNGRWGIFTDHSSDFCLENNECFGSQLEHGIYHSNSGDDFIIRGNYLHHNSGCGIHVNGDPEYGGDGVISRGIIERNLCQANGSAHGGAGINMTHVQDVIVRNNILWNNLAGGITFYQDTGTREQSSKRALITGNTVVYAAGQGRSGVKILPTSEKVLICNNIFVSGGKRGCVEVYAEDLPSVLSDNNVFWGVDASQIMDMDEMPDKYGARLLSLDFWRKTTGNDTHSVVADPKFVARAYGDFHLGKGSPAAGAGMGLAEIKKRLTALGGYEWTLEQLGKLPDDDYDGKARPGAKGRSAGAFEPAE; this is translated from the coding sequence AGAACCACCATGCAAGTTCTGTTCTGTTTGATGGCGGCGTGCCTGTTTCTTGCTTTCAGGCCCGCCCCTTCCATGGCCCGGACCATGTATGTGGCCCCCAACGGCGACGATAAAGCCGACTCGACCGACGGGGCCGTGTTCCGCAGCCTGGCGGTCGCGGTCGAAAAAGTCTGGGGCGGCGACACCCTGATAATCCGCAACGGGTTCTACGAGGGCGGGGTGTTCATCCGCCGGGGCTGCAAGCCGGAGGCCCCGCTGGTGATCAAGGGCGAGAGCCGCTACGCCATAGTCCTGGGCAGCGGCGAGCGCCAGGATGGGATCACCCTGGCCGACTGCCGCAACGTGATCCTGGACGGGGTGAACGTAACCCGGGCCCGCCGCGCGGGTATAATCCTCGACCACTGCCGTTTCGTCCAAGTGCGGGGCTGCGTGAGTTACAACAACGGCCGCTGGGGCATTTTCACCGACCACAGCTCGGATTTCTGCCTGGAGAACAACGAGTGCTTCGGCTCGCAGTTGGAGCACGGTATCTACCACAGCAACAGCGGGGATGATTTCATCATCCGGGGCAACTACCTTCACCACAACTCCGGCTGCGGCATCCATGTGAACGGCGACCCGGAGTACGGCGGCGACGGGGTGATCTCGCGCGGGATCATCGAGCGCAACCTCTGCCAGGCCAACGGCAGCGCCCACGGCGGGGCCGGGATCAACATGACCCACGTGCAGGACGTGATCGTGCGCAACAACATCCTCTGGAACAACCTGGCCGGCGGGATCACGTTCTACCAGGACACCGGCACGCGGGAACAGAGCTCCAAGCGCGCCCTGATCACCGGCAACACGGTGGTCTACGCCGCGGGCCAGGGCCGCAGCGGGGTGAAAATCCTGCCCACCAGCGAGAAGGTGCTGATCTGCAACAATATCTTTGTCTCGGGCGGCAAGCGCGGCTGCGTGGAGGTCTACGCCGAGGACCTTCCCAGCGTGCTGAGCGACAACAACGTGTTCTGGGGCGTGGACGCCTCCCAGATCATGGACATGGACGAGATGCCCGACAAATACGGCGCCCGGCTCCTGAGTCTCGATTTCTGGCGCAAGACAACGGGCAACGACACACATTCCGTGGTGGCGGACCCGAAATTCGTCGCGCGGGCCTACGGCGATTTCCACCTGGGTAAAGGTTCCCCCGCGGCCGGGGCCGGGATGGGCCTGGCCGAGATAAAGAAACGCCTCACCGCCCTGGGCGGTTATGAGTGGACTCTCGAACAACTGGGCAAGCTGCCGGATGACGACTATGACGGGAAAGCCCGGCCCGGGGCCAAGGGACGCTCGGCCGGGGCCTTCGAGCCGGCGGAATGA